In the Ursus arctos isolate Adak ecotype North America unplaced genomic scaffold, UrsArc2.0 scaffold_19, whole genome shotgun sequence genome, one interval contains:
- the DMRTC2 gene encoding doublesex- and mab-3-related transcription factor C2, which produces MEANEVPIVHHCASDSATGDETRAPPGTELIPRRAVSRSPTCARCRNHGVTAHLKGHKRLCLFQACECHKCVLILERRRVMAAQVALRRQQEAQLKRHLAQGLMRRGAAPPKAPSHVKKGATRPGVPPGKENIAPQPQTPHGAVPLALTPPGKDNSRGPLLLSRPPEALPLSWTPGPPGPWAPGYWLPPGLSMPPPVVCRLLCQEPTVPLHPFPGFDPGTSLRMPTHGPLPSCPGSRPILTAPLSGESQGPSTLPRACSTLILQPCGTPDPLLLQPQAPGASRLAWTSAPSERQLQREAAEALVGLKDSSQAPRLTSSVPPNPAWISLLHPCGPPAPAGGRGFQPVGPSLRPSPAPSVALHIGRLGSISLLS; this is translated from the exons ATGGAAGCCAACGAAGTGCCCATTGTCCACCACTGTGCCTCCGACTCTGCCACAGGGGATGAGACCAGAGCCCCCCCAGGCACGGAGCTTATCCCCAGGAGAGCTGTCAGTCGCTCTCCAACCTGTGCCCGCTGCCGAAACCATGGCGTCACTGCGCACCTCAAGGGCCACAAGCGCCTGTGCCTCTTTCAGGCTTGCGAGTGTCACAAATGTGTCCTCATCTT GGAGCGCCGGAGGGTCATGGCTGCCCAGGTGGCATTGCGTAGGCAACAGGAGGCACAGCTAAAGAGACATCTGGCTCAGGGACTGATGAGGAGAGGGGCAGCTCCTCCCAAAGCTCCTAGCCATGTCAAGAAGGGAGCCACTCGACCAGGGGTCCCCC CTGGAAAGGAGAACATAGCACCCCAGCCTCAGACACCCCATGGGGCAGTCCCATTGGCACTGACACCCCCTGGAAAG GATAACTCCCGTGGGCCTCTGCTGCTCAGCCGTCCCCCAGAAGCCTTGCCTTTGTCCTGGACTCCGGGGCCTCCAGGCCCTTGGGCTCCTGGATACTGGCTGCCTCCAGGCCTTTCCATGCCACCTCCAGTGGTATGCCGTTTGCTATGCCAAGAACCTACTGTCCCTCTGCATCCCTTTCCTG GCTTTGACCCTGGCACTTCCCTCCGGATGCCCACTCATGGGCCCCTCCCATCCTGCCCAGGATCTCGTCCGATACTGACGGCTCCTCTTTCTGGAGAATCCCAAGGGCCCTCTACCCTGCCCCGCGC aTGTTCGACTCTGATACTCCAGCCCTGTGGCACCCCAGACCCTCTTCTGCTGCAGCCACAG GCCCCCGGAGCTTCTCGCCTGGCCTGGACCTCTGCCCCCTCAGAGCGGCAGCTGCAGCGGGAGGCAGCTGAGGCTCTTGTGGGTCTGAAAGATTCCTCCCAAGCTCCCCGCCTGACCTCTTCTGTTCCCCCCAACCCTGCCTGgatctccctcctccacccctgtgGCCCACCAG ctcctgctggaggaagagGATTCCAGCCTGTTGGCCCCTCTCTCcgacccagcccagccccctctgTGGCTCTGCATATTGGGCGTCTGGGCTCTATCTCCCTCCTAAGCTAG
- the LYPD4 gene encoding ly6/PLAUR domain-containing protein 4 isoform X1, whose amino-acid sequence MRPQHFSPVQMLCLLGAISTVPRAAALLCYEATSSLFRAVSLHDWKWLLMRSMVCKLSEGCEETLVFIETGTRRGVVGFKGCSPASSYPQQVSYLVSPPGLSIASYSRVCRTYLCNNLTNLDPFVKLKANTPKSTAFSSHSCPTCVGEPSKDCLPNFVTTDSCPYDASQCYSSTLKFQAGLLNTTFLLLGCARGHHKLLADYRHIGNIRVTEVLNILEKAQIAGAEPSSRSPAWSILSGLLLAFRD is encoded by the exons ATGAGACCCCAACACTTCAGCCCTGTGCAGATGCTCTGCCTCCTAGGGGCCATCTCCACTGTGCCTC GGGCTGCGGCTCTTTTGTGCTATGAAGCAACATCTTCGCTCTTCAGAGCTGTTTCTCTCCATGACTGGAAATGGCTTCTGATGAGGAGCATGGTGTGTAAGCTGAGTGAGGGCTGTGAGGAGACGCTGGTGTTCATCGAGACAG GGACTAGAAGGGGAGTTGTGGGTTTTAAGGGCTGCAGCCCAGCCTCATCTTACCCCCAGCAAGTCTCCTACCTCGTTTCGCCGCCTGGATTGTCCATTGCCTCCTATAGCCGCGTCTGCCGGACATATCTCTGCAATAACCTGACCAACTTGGATCCTTTTGTGAAACTCAAGGCCAACACTCCTAAGTCTACAGCATTTTCTTCCCATAGTTGCCCGACCTGTGTGGGCGAGCCCTCTAAGGATTGCCTCCCAAATTTTGTCACCACTGATTCTTGCCCCTACGATGCCTCTCAGTGTTATAGTTCCACCTTAAAATTTCAGGCAG GCCTTCTCAATACCACTTTCCTCCTCTTGGGCTGTGCTCGTGGACATCACAAACTTTTAGCAGATTATCGCCATATTGGGAATATCAGAGTGACTGAGGTCCTCAACATCTTAGAAAAGGCCCAGATTGCTGGTGCAGAGCCCTCCAGTCGGAGTCCTGCTTGGAGTATCCTCTCAGGTCTTCTGCTGGCCTTCAGGGACTGA
- the LYPD4 gene encoding ly6/PLAUR domain-containing protein 4 isoform X2 has translation MRPQHFSPVQMLCLLGAISTVPRMSCGAGCFETPGGSLICSSGTRRGVVGFKGCSPASSYPQQVSYLVSPPGLSIASYSRVCRTYLCNNLTNLDPFVKLKANTPKSTAFSSHSCPTCVGEPSKDCLPNFVTTDSCPYDASQCYSSTLKFQAGLLNTTFLLLGCARGHHKLLADYRHIGNIRVTEVLNILEKAQIAGAEPSSRSPAWSILSGLLLAFRD, from the exons ATGAGACCCCAACACTTCAGCCCTGTGCAGATGCTCTGCCTCCTAGGGGCCATCTCCACTGTGCCTCGTATGTCCTGTGGGGCTGGATGCTTTGAGACCCCCGGAGG CTCTCTAATCTGCTCCTCAGGGACTAGAAGGGGAGTTGTGGGTTTTAAGGGCTGCAGCCCAGCCTCATCTTACCCCCAGCAAGTCTCCTACCTCGTTTCGCCGCCTGGATTGTCCATTGCCTCCTATAGCCGCGTCTGCCGGACATATCTCTGCAATAACCTGACCAACTTGGATCCTTTTGTGAAACTCAAGGCCAACACTCCTAAGTCTACAGCATTTTCTTCCCATAGTTGCCCGACCTGTGTGGGCGAGCCCTCTAAGGATTGCCTCCCAAATTTTGTCACCACTGATTCTTGCCCCTACGATGCCTCTCAGTGTTATAGTTCCACCTTAAAATTTCAGGCAG GCCTTCTCAATACCACTTTCCTCCTCTTGGGCTGTGCTCGTGGACATCACAAACTTTTAGCAGATTATCGCCATATTGGGAATATCAGAGTGACTGAGGTCCTCAACATCTTAGAAAAGGCCCAGATTGCTGGTGCAGAGCCCTCCAGTCGGAGTCCTGCTTGGAGTATCCTCTCAGGTCTTCTGCTGGCCTTCAGGGACTGA
- the RPS19 gene encoding 40S ribosomal protein S19: MPGVTVKDVNQQEFVRALAAFLKKSGKLKVPEWVDTVKLAKHKELAPYDENWFYTRAASTARHLYLRGGAGVGSMTKIYGGRQRNGVMPSHFSRGSKSVARRVLQALEGLKMVEKDQDGGRKLTPQGQRDLDRIAGQVAAANKKH; this comes from the exons atgcCTGGAGTTACTGTAAAAGACGTGAACCAGCAGGAGTTCGTCAGAGCTCTGGCAGCCTTCCTCAAAAA GTCTGGGAAGCTGAAAGTCCCTGAATGGGTGGACACTGTTAAGCTGGCCAAGCATAAAGAGCTTGCTCCCTACGATGAGAACTGGTTCTACACACGAGCTG CTTCCACAGCACGGCACCTGTACCTCCGGGGCGGCGCTGGGGTCGGCTCCATGACCAAGATCTACGGGGGACGTCAGAGAAACGGGGTCATGCCCAGCCACTTCAGTAGAGGCTCCAAGAGCGTGGCCCGCAGGGTCCTCCAGGCCCTAGAGGGGCTGAAAATGGTGGAAAAGGACCAAGATGG GGGCCGCAAACTGACACCTCAGGGACAGAGAGATCTGGACAGAATCGCCGGACAG GTGGCAGCTGCCAACAAGAAGCATTAG